From one Haloferax marinisediminis genomic stretch:
- a CDS encoding mechanosensitive ion channel family protein: MQVWVDDLRSTLAQFVSTEERIGISAALVALALGTALFLAPRLVSSLRREFHNRVLEHRKVPDAVSDVTWMFPATVVVRTLQVGVFVGVGLSLLLLWGFNGLADDVASILTIAIPNLAKIGVTVVLFAGSIAGTNILEEQLEKYAKNSDNINAHQQGIAFRVLQVVVLLSVTMATLTVWQFQIGGLLVGAGFLGIVVGMAARQTLGSLIAGFVLMFSRPFELGDWVQIDDAEGIVTDITIINTRLSNADGETVVFPNDRVTNAKITNRTKRNRLRLRLDVGIDYDADITHAEEVAREALSDLEFVESVPEPQVMPTTFGDSSIGLQLLFWITNPSAPRRMRAKAEALRSVKTAFDREGIKIPFPQRELLAREEADGFQLRNERRSQPVKRSVSNED; the protein is encoded by the coding sequence ATGCAGGTGTGGGTAGACGACCTTCGTTCGACACTCGCGCAGTTCGTCTCGACAGAAGAGCGAATCGGCATCTCTGCGGCGCTAGTGGCACTCGCACTCGGGACGGCGCTCTTTCTCGCGCCGCGACTCGTCTCAAGCTTGCGGAGAGAGTTCCACAACCGAGTCCTCGAACATCGGAAAGTACCCGACGCCGTCTCCGACGTGACGTGGATGTTCCCGGCCACAGTCGTCGTGCGAACGCTTCAGGTCGGCGTCTTCGTCGGTGTTGGCCTGTCGTTGCTGTTGCTGTGGGGATTCAATGGACTCGCCGACGATGTCGCCTCCATCCTCACGATTGCGATTCCGAACCTCGCGAAAATCGGAGTGACAGTCGTCCTCTTCGCAGGGTCGATTGCGGGGACGAACATCCTCGAAGAACAGTTGGAGAAGTACGCGAAGAACTCCGACAACATCAACGCCCACCAGCAGGGAATCGCCTTCCGCGTCCTGCAGGTCGTCGTCCTCCTGTCGGTCACGATGGCGACGCTCACGGTCTGGCAGTTCCAAATCGGTGGTCTCCTCGTCGGTGCCGGGTTCCTCGGTATCGTGGTCGGTATGGCTGCGAGACAGACACTTGGTTCGCTGATTGCTGGCTTCGTCCTGATGTTCTCCCGCCCGTTCGAACTCGGCGACTGGGTACAAATCGACGACGCAGAGGGAATCGTCACCGACATCACCATCATCAACACGCGATTGAGCAACGCCGACGGTGAGACGGTCGTCTTCCCGAACGACCGGGTGACGAACGCCAAGATTACCAACCGAACGAAACGCAACCGTCTTCGGCTTCGGTTGGACGTGGGAATCGACTACGACGCCGACATCACCCACGCAGAAGAAGTCGCACGGGAGGCACTCTCCGACCTCGAATTCGTCGAGAGCGTTCCAGAGCCACAGGTGATGCCGACGACGTTCGGCGACTCGTCGATCGGCCTCCAGTTACTGTTCTGGATTACGAACCCCTCGGCACCGCGGCGAATGCGCGCGAAAGCGGAGGCACTCCGTAGCGTCAAGACGGCGTTCGACCGTGAAGGAATCAAGATTCCCTTCCCACAGCGCGAACTGCTCGCCCGCGAGGAAGCCGATGGGTTCCAACTTCGGAACGAACGCCGGAGTCAGCCAGTCAAACGGTCTGTGTCGAACGAAGACTGA
- a CDS encoding tRNA uridine(34) 5-carboxymethylaminomethyl modification radical SAM/GNAT enzyme Elp3 codes for MSADTESEAFERTCEALVERILAGEVDRDDLESAKLDACSEHSSPKVPKNTEILQYAPKDRREEVKEVVRRKPVRTASGVSPVAIMTSPHMCPHGKCLYCPGGPASEFSSSQSYTGHEPAAARGVQNDYDPYGQVTLRLEQLRHIGHPVDKVELILMGGTMTARSHDYQEWFVKRALEAMNDYDLSKEPAPKENQSFKPDPEDVEFKYIEDVIAENETNDIRNIGTTFETKPDWCDPEQIDRMLDLGATKVEVGVQTTYERINREMHRGHGVQASIDANRRLRDSAFKVGFHMMPGQPGMTREMCLEDFRQLFENSDWRPDYLKIYPTLIVRDTITYDMWRRGEYEPLNNEEAADIVGEVMGMIPKYTRLQRVQRDIPADFIDAGVWKSNLRQLAEQRAEEKGIVPRDIRAREVGMNEANPDMDRVELDVMTYEAAGGTEHFISFEDPVEDLLIGFCRLRFPGNPVRNELQNSALVRELHVYGSEVGIGDQGDWQHKGFGKKLLAHAEELSRDAGYDKISVISGIGVRQYYKEKLGYYQDGPYVSKRL; via the coding sequence GTGAGCGCCGACACCGAGTCCGAGGCGTTCGAGCGGACCTGCGAAGCGCTCGTCGAGCGCATCCTCGCGGGCGAAGTCGACCGCGACGACCTCGAATCAGCCAAACTCGACGCCTGTTCGGAACACTCCTCGCCGAAGGTGCCGAAGAACACCGAGATTCTGCAGTACGCGCCGAAAGACCGCCGCGAAGAGGTCAAAGAGGTCGTCCGGCGCAAGCCTGTTCGCACCGCCTCTGGTGTCTCTCCGGTCGCCATCATGACCTCGCCGCATATGTGTCCCCACGGGAAGTGTCTCTACTGTCCCGGCGGCCCGGCGAGTGAGTTCTCCTCGTCGCAGTCGTACACCGGTCACGAGCCCGCTGCCGCCCGTGGCGTCCAGAACGACTACGACCCGTACGGACAGGTCACACTCCGACTCGAACAACTCCGGCACATCGGACACCCGGTCGACAAGGTCGAACTCATCTTGATGGGCGGGACGATGACCGCCCGGAGCCACGACTATCAGGAGTGGTTCGTCAAGCGTGCCCTCGAAGCGATGAACGACTACGACCTCTCGAAAGAGCCAGCACCCAAAGAGAACCAGTCGTTCAAACCCGACCCGGAGGATGTCGAGTTCAAGTACATCGAAGACGTCATCGCGGAGAACGAGACGAACGACATCCGCAACATCGGGACGACGTTCGAGACCAAACCCGACTGGTGTGACCCCGAACAGATAGACCGGATGCTCGATTTGGGCGCGACGAAGGTCGAAGTCGGCGTCCAGACGACCTACGAGCGCATCAACCGCGAGATGCACCGTGGCCACGGCGTACAGGCCTCTATCGACGCCAACCGCCGCCTCCGCGACTCGGCGTTCAAGGTCGGGTTCCACATGATGCCGGGGCAACCCGGAATGACCCGTGAGATGTGTCTGGAGGACTTCCGCCAACTGTTCGAGAACAGCGATTGGCGGCCGGACTACCTCAAAATCTACCCGACGCTCATCGTCCGCGACACCATCACCTACGACATGTGGCGCCGCGGTGAGTACGAACCGCTGAACAACGAGGAGGCCGCGGACATCGTCGGCGAAGTGATGGGCATGATTCCGAAGTACACCAGACTCCAGCGCGTCCAGCGCGACATCCCCGCGGACTTCATCGACGCCGGCGTCTGGAAGTCCAACCTTCGGCAACTCGCCGAACAACGAGCCGAAGAGAAGGGAATCGTCCCGCGCGACATCCGCGCCCGCGAGGTTGGTATGAACGAGGCCAACCCGGACATGGACCGCGTCGAACTCGACGTGATGACCTACGAGGCCGCTGGCGGCACGGAACACTTCATCTCGTTCGAAGACCCCGTCGAAGACCTGCTCATCGGGTTCTGTCGACTGCGGTTCCCCGGTAACCCCGTCCGAAACGAACTCCAGAACTCGGCACTCGTGCGTGAACTCCACGTCTACGGGTCCGAGGTCGGAATCGGCGACCAGGGCGACTGGCAGCACAAGGGGTTCGGGAAGAAACTTCTCGCGCACGCCGAAGAACTCTCCCGCGACGCTGGATACGACAAGATTTCGGTCATCTCGGGTATCGGCGTCCGGCAGTACTACAAGGAGAAACTCGGGTACTATCAGGACGGCCCATACGTGTCGAAGCGATTGTAG
- a CDS encoding 2'-5' RNA ligase family protein gives MTEDSSSSDYDAVWSRTQASDPILQSGSFADQRARGFSEEYVCWVRIDDDAVLDGLSPIRSELGSIPGVSLDDEDTLHVTLKLVGFGPSESGDEPDEITAETLDSIADDIEAATADIDPFEVSIRRLNAFPSVVFAEPHAGGRFRTIHDRIRSLDDVPTFQYEGDDYVPHVSLAHFETGDGLERALSWVQNNREIRLPKTTISAFEFVSLPLTAYTPDDVDVIRRVEL, from the coding sequence ATGACCGAGGATTCGTCTTCTTCCGACTACGACGCCGTCTGGTCGCGGACACAGGCGAGCGACCCCATCCTCCAGAGCGGTAGCTTTGCCGACCAGCGTGCGCGAGGTTTCTCCGAGGAGTACGTCTGTTGGGTGCGAATCGACGACGATGCTGTTCTCGATGGACTCTCTCCGATTCGTAGTGAACTTGGGTCGATTCCGGGCGTCTCGCTCGACGACGAAGACACCCTCCACGTGACGCTCAAACTCGTTGGGTTCGGGCCGAGTGAGTCGGGTGACGAACCCGACGAAATCACTGCCGAGACACTCGACAGCATCGCAGACGACATCGAAGCCGCGACAGCAGACATCGACCCGTTCGAGGTCTCCATTCGGCGACTCAACGCCTTCCCGTCTGTCGTCTTCGCAGAACCACACGCGGGCGGTCGATTCAGGACCATCCACGACCGAATTCGGTCGCTCGACGACGTGCCGACGTTCCAGTACGAGGGCGACGACTACGTTCCGCACGTCTCGCTCGCACATTTCGAGACGGGTGATGGGTTAGAGCGAGCGCTGTCGTGGGTACAGAACAACCGAGAGATTCGGCTCCCGAAAACGACGATATCGGCGTTCGAATTCGTCTCGCTCCCGCTCACAGCGTACACCCCTGACGACGTCGACGTGATTCGACGGGTCGAACTGTAG
- a CDS encoding DHH family phosphoesterase, which yields MDWITHEEDVWFEFRGNSPHQLVPGRFYKGTVDGYADFGVFVDLAPNVTGLLHRSELDRRLETLEWEPGDDVFVQVKNVRDNGNVDLGWSIRETESEFRGARIHDPDGDHDGEPIEKEGGRGGSAVIKTKPVSGKKKKPAGAVTKSVEQESEPEPEPEPEQQSEQTTEADEDRAPTAKDVVDDIAETTEEAEPEAAEEEPVEEAGEAPERVTIADLENNVGDDVRVEGEIASVRQTGGPTVFELRDETAVVDCAAFVEAGVRAYPEVEVGDYVRIDGEVERRRGELQIETEELTILDGDDAETVSQRLADALSDEARPEAIAPLAAHEPVAAVGKSLLDAAEAIRRAVLESRPIVVRHTATADGYVAGAAVERAVLPLIRAEHPRDDAEYHYFTRRPLEEAVYGMDAATNDVTRMLEDRDRHDEKLPLVLLLGAGSTAESLDGLGLLGVYGSERVVVDAAPADEEVDEEVDVLVNPAREGADASDLSVGALTATLAVAVNDDVRDDVSHLPAVSYWENCPQQYLDLAADHGFDADLVRELREAIALEAYYQSYQDKRELIADLLFDADEALAGHVSEQFRIKLEAEIETAQANLERREVEGVSVAVLDSDAYSHRFDFPPTALLVDELHRRTREGDQFVTVSLGTDELYLRSTGDLDVHAVVESAAEKAPSAGLAAAGIREGRIEFLSGARDEALEAVLDAAAEQF from the coding sequence ATGGATTGGATTACGCACGAGGAGGACGTCTGGTTCGAGTTCCGGGGCAATAGTCCCCACCAACTCGTCCCCGGCCGTTTCTACAAAGGCACCGTCGACGGGTACGCCGACTTCGGTGTCTTCGTGGACCTCGCACCCAACGTGACTGGTTTACTGCACCGAAGCGAACTCGACCGCCGCTTAGAGACCCTCGAATGGGAACCCGGCGACGACGTGTTCGTCCAGGTCAAGAACGTCCGCGACAACGGAAACGTCGACCTCGGGTGGTCGATTCGAGAGACCGAGTCCGAGTTCCGTGGCGCCCGCATCCACGACCCCGACGGCGACCACGACGGCGAACCCATCGAGAAAGAGGGTGGCCGTGGTGGCTCGGCAGTCATCAAGACGAAGCCAGTCTCGGGCAAGAAGAAGAAACCCGCCGGCGCGGTGACGAAGTCCGTCGAGCAGGAGTCGGAACCGGAACCGGAACCGGAACCAGAACAGCAGTCTGAGCAGACCACCGAGGCCGACGAAGACCGCGCACCGACCGCGAAAGACGTCGTCGACGACATCGCGGAGACGACCGAGGAGGCCGAACCCGAGGCGGCCGAAGAAGAACCCGTCGAAGAAGCGGGCGAAGCACCCGAACGCGTGACGATTGCCGACCTCGAGAACAACGTCGGCGACGACGTTCGCGTCGAAGGCGAGATTGCCAGCGTTCGTCAGACTGGCGGGCCAACCGTCTTCGAACTTCGTGACGAGACGGCAGTCGTCGACTGTGCTGCCTTCGTCGAAGCAGGCGTCCGTGCGTACCCCGAAGTCGAAGTGGGCGACTACGTCCGCATCGACGGTGAGGTCGAACGCCGCCGCGGCGAACTCCAAATCGAGACCGAGGAACTGACGATTCTCGACGGCGACGACGCCGAGACCGTCTCGCAGCGTCTCGCTGACGCGCTCTCCGACGAGGCACGTCCCGAGGCTATCGCACCGCTCGCGGCCCACGAACCGGTCGCTGCCGTCGGCAAGTCGCTGCTCGACGCTGCCGAGGCAATTCGCCGTGCTGTCCTCGAATCGCGCCCAATCGTCGTTCGTCACACCGCGACGGCCGACGGCTACGTCGCCGGCGCCGCTGTCGAGCGTGCTGTGCTCCCGCTCATCCGCGCGGAACACCCACGCGACGACGCCGAGTACCACTACTTCACCCGCCGTCCGCTCGAAGAGGCCGTCTACGGCATGGACGCCGCCACGAACGACGTGACGCGGATGCTCGAAGACCGCGACCGCCACGACGAGAAGCTCCCGCTCGTGCTTCTCCTCGGTGCGGGTTCGACCGCCGAATCGCTCGACGGCCTCGGCCTGCTCGGTGTCTACGGCTCTGAGCGCGTCGTCGTCGACGCCGCGCCCGCCGACGAGGAAGTCGACGAGGAAGTCGACGTGCTCGTCAACCCCGCCCGTGAGGGTGCCGACGCGAGCGACCTCTCGGTTGGTGCGCTGACCGCGACGCTCGCCGTCGCCGTCAACGACGACGTCCGCGACGACGTCTCGCACCTCCCGGCAGTCAGCTACTGGGAGAACTGCCCACAGCAGTACCTCGACCTCGCTGCGGACCACGGCTTCGACGCCGACCTCGTCCGCGAACTCCGCGAGGCAATCGCACTGGAAGCCTACTACCAGTCGTACCAGGACAAGCGCGAACTCATCGCTGACCTCCTGTTCGACGCCGACGAGGCACTCGCCGGACACGTCTCCGAGCAGTTCCGCATCAAGCTCGAAGCCGAAATCGAGACGGCACAGGCGAACCTCGAACGCCGCGAAGTCGAAGGTGTCTCCGTCGCAGTCCTCGACTCCGACGCCTACAGTCACCGCTTCGACTTCCCGCCGACGGCGCTCCTCGTCGACGAACTGCACCGCCGCACTCGCGAGGGCGACCAATTCGTGACCGTCTCCCTCGGAACCGACGAACTGTACCTGCGCAGCACGGGCGACCTCGACGTTCACGCGGTCGTCGAATCGGCGGCCGAAAAGGCTCCGTCAGCCGGTCTCGCCGCTGCCGGCATCCGTGAGGGCCGCATCGAGTTCCTCTCGGGCGCACGCGACGAAGCGCTCGAAGCCGTCCTCGACGCCGCTGCCGAGCAGTTCTAA